The Hippea jasoniae genome includes the window CAGAAGGTGTTTACTTTAAGTCTCATTTAGATGGCTCAAGCCATTTTTTCTCGCCTGAGTATGTTGTGCAGCTGCAATCCCGCTGGGGAAGCGATATTGCAATGGTTCTGGATGAATGCCCGCCTTATACGATGGATAAGGATTATGTTAAAAAATCTCTGGATATAACGCTAAACTGGGCAAAAAGATCTCTAAAAGCAAGAGAGGATTTTCCTCTAACGGCGTTGTTTGGAATAGTGCAGGGTGGCGTATTTGATGACTTAAGAAAAACTGCTGCCTTAGAGATGTCTGAAATGGATTTTGAAGGTTTTGCTATAGGTGGCTTGAGTGTGGGTGAACCGGTTGAGGATATGTATCGGGTTGTGCCGATTGTAAATGAGATTTTGCCGCAGAACAAGCCCAGGTATGCTATGGGTATTGGCAAGCCTGAAAATATAGTGGAACTGATAGGTATGGGTGTGGATATGTTTGATTGTGTTATGCCCACAAGAAACGCCCGAAACGGAACACTTTTTACAAAATACGGGATTGTGAATATTAAAAGGCTTGAATACAGGTTTGATGATAGACCGATTGAGGAGGGTTGTGGCTGCTACACCTGCAGGAATTTCTCAAGGGGATATCTAAGGCATCTGCTTAAGGCAAAGGAGCTATCGTTTTATACACTTGCCTCGATCCATAACCTGTATTACTACATAAACCTTGTAAAAAAAGCAAGAAAGGCTATACTTGAGGGTAGATTTAAAGCATTTAGAGATGAATTTTACAGTTTAAGGGGTAGTCAATGAATGAGTTTGTTGAGCAGCTGAAGAATGAGTTTAAAGAGCGATTGATCAGCGTGGGTTTGCACAACGTAGGTGTTACATCATTTATCAATAAAAACGGCGTATTTATCGTGCTTGATAGGGTTGAGCCTGAGGATCTACTTGCAATCAAAAGAATTTACAAAAAATTTAAGAAAACCTACTCCACGCCGCTTGTGGTAAATGAGCGTTTTTTTAAAGATGCCGCTGATGTATTCTGTATGGAGATGCTGGAGTTTAAAGAAAACGGCGAAATTCTTTATGGCAAAAATGTTTTAGAAGATATAGATGTTAATGATGAAAATTTGAGGCGACAGATAGAGTTTGAGCTTAGAAGCAAACTGTTAAACCTGAAAGGGGCGTTTATCGATTTGCCGCTTGAAAGAAGAATAGTCGACAACATTGCATACCGTTCGATGTATAACTTTCTGTTGATTTTGAGAAACCTTTTAAGACTTAAGGGTAAACTCATAAACGATGCTACATTGATTGAGGTGTTTGAAGAAACCTTTGGCGTGAGTCTTGAGGCTTTTAAGATTTTGAGGGATTCAGAGAAGTTGCCGTTTGAGAGGTTGCTTGAGGTGTTTAAAGGATATTTGAGGGAGGTTGAGCAGCTTGTTGAGATATCTGACAAGATTTTGTCTTAGTATATTTTTGTTATTGTTTGTTGCTATAGCTGCAATTGCTTACGAAATTCCACAGCCTGTTGGTTTTGTAAATGATTTTGCTTCTGTTTTAAAGCCGCAGACCAGAAAGAAGCTTGAGATTTTATTAAGGGAGCTTGAGCAGAAAACATCGGTTGAATTTAGCATTGTGACAATAAAAAAACTGCCGCCTGATAGTGATATATTTGACTATTCTGTTGACATGTTTCAAAAGTGGGGAATTGGCAAGAAAGGTAAGGATAACGGTGTTTTGTTTCTTGTTGATATAGGCGATAGAAAACTAAGAATTGATACAGGCTATGGGATGGAGGGGATCTTGCCTGATGGATTGCTTGGCAGGATCAGGGATAACTATATTTTGCCCTATTTTAAAAAGGGTGAGTATGATAAGGGGATTTTTAATGGCACGATGGCAATTGCAAAGATTATTGCCGATGCCTATCATGTTAAGTTAACCGGTTATCTAAAACCCAAAAAAGTAAAAAGCGGAGGTTTAGATAGTATTGATATTTTTCTATTGATAGCCGTTTTATTTTTTCTTGCACCAACGATTTTACCGTTTATACTTGTTGGTGGCAGGGGTAGCTACAGAAGCGATTGGGATAACACCTTTGGCGGTGGCTTCGGTGGTGGAATGGGTGGCGGATTTGGTGGTTTTGGTGGAGGCACAACAGGAGGAGGAGGCGTTGGTGGTAGCTGGTAGAAAAACAGGAGGTGAAGGTTTATGAAAGGTGTGCTTGCCGCAATTTCCGTATTGCTGTTTTTGGTGATTGTTGTAGGGGTTTACTACTATTCGACCTATAATAAGCTTATAAGACTGCAGGAGGAGGTTGAAGCAGCCTGGAGCGATGTTGATATACAGCTGAAAAGAAGGGCTGATTTAATACCTAATTTGGTTAATGTTGTAAAGGGTTATGCCCAGCATGAGAAGGAGATCTTTGAGTATGTGGCAAAAGCCCGATCTCAACTAATCAATGCAAAAACGCCGCAGGAGGAAATCAAAGCCAGCAACAATTTAGAGGGTGCAATTGGCAGATTGTTGCTTATTGTTGAGCAATATCCGCAACTTAAAGCCAATGAGGAGTTTACAAGGCTAATGGATAATCTTGAGGGCACAGAGAATAGAATCGCTGTTGCAAGAAAGAGATATAACGATATTGTTAAAATTTACAACGCCACGATTCGCTCTATTCCTGCAAATATCATAGCTGACAGGATGGGCTTGAAACCGTATCCATATTTTAAAGTGCAACCAGCTCAAACCAAACCACCCAAGGTTAACTTTGGCAATAGCACATCGATGATAGGGAGTTTTGTATGCGCAGGCTGATTGTAGTTTTGTTGCTTATTTTTTTCTCAGTCGATGCTTTTGCCTATAACTACAATCATTTTAAATTAAAAAACGGCCTTGAGGTTTATTTGAGAAAGGATAGTTCTCTGCCTATTGTCAATGTGACGGTTATCTACAGGGTTGGCTGCGTGGATGAGTATAACTCCATCACAGGGATTTCTCATATGCTTGAGCATATGAATTTTAGAGGGGCAAAACATCATCCTGATGGCTATATCGATAAACTTACGACACGATACGGCGGCATCGATAACGCCCAGACATCGTTTGATTATACGATTTATTTTACGACGATATCAAAGAAGGCTTTGAGTGATGTTTTAAGTTTTTATGCGGATAATATGGAGCATTTAAATCTTGAAAAGAGTAAGTTTTTGAAAGAGCGCAGCGTTGTTTATCAGGAGCGGCTCTGGCGTATAGACAATAACGCAGACGGCTTTTTGTATTTTACGCTTCACAACATCGCCTATAAAGCATCACCTTATAGATGGACACCTATCGGCTTTGCATACGATATAAGGCATTATACAATTGATGAGTTAAGAGGTTATTACAGGCACTACTATGCACCTGATAACGCTGTTTTGGTTGTTAGCGGTGATATAGATATCAAAAAAACTATTGATGAGATTAAAGATATTTTTGGGGGCTTAAAACCAAAGAAGATTGTGCGGCACATAACAAAAGAACCTGTGCAGCTTGGAAGAAGGATTGCATATATTACAAAACCAGCCAAATTTAAAAAAATTGCAATGGCTTTTAAGATTCCACCAATTTATGATAAAGATACACCTGTTTTAGATGTTATAAGCTATATCCTGTTTGATAGCAAAACAGCACTTATGTATGATCAACTTGTTAGAAAAGAGCATATTTTTGCTTCGATAGATGGTGGCAATGAAGGCAGGATTTACGATAAGGGTTTATTTGAGATTTTTGGTGATATATCGGATAAATACAGCTTCAAGGATGCAAGAGAGGCGATTTTGAAGGTTTTGGAGAAGATCAAAAAGGGCAATTTTCCAAATAAGCTTATAGTAATAGCAAAACAGAAGGCAAAGATGGATTATCTTTTATCAAACGAAACATTGGGCAGCAGTAATTACAACGAGGCGTTTTATGCTGCATTTGGTCTGTTGGATTATTATAAAAACTACATGAAGATTATAGATAAAATAGACAAAGCAGAGATTATAAAGGTGGCAAATAAGTATTTTATTCAAACAAAAGAAACCGATGTATATCTCATTCCGCAAAAGGTTAAATTTAATGCAGCTTTGCCAGCCTACAGGGGGAGTTTAAGATGAGAAAAATCGTATTTTTTTTGATGCTATTTTTCTTGATCGGGTTTAGTGCAAAAGCTGAACTTATTGAAGGAACATTAAGCAACGCTTTAACATACCGCATCTATCCAAAAAAGGGTTTGCCGCTTGTTTGTGTGAACATAAAGATTAAGGCTGGTAGCATCTTTGATAAAAAAAGCAAATTTGGTGAGGCTTATCTTACAGCAAAATCACTTGAAAATTGCGATACAAAGCATTTGAGTTATGATGAGTTAAAAGAAAAGTTTGATGAGGCGGGCATTGTCAGTGGAATATCTGTTTCAAAGGGGTTTATAACGATTTCTGCTGTGGTAGAGAAAAGTAAACTCGACAGGATGATGTGTCTTTTGAGTGAAATATTAAAATCGCGTTTTGATAAGAAGAATTTTGAAGAGGTAAAAACAGAGGCGATCAATAGCAAAAAGGCATTGCTTAACGATAAGGATTACCTTGCAATTCATGCAGCTTTTGTAGGGCTGATAAGACAAAAAAGCATATCTCACAGCTCCATTGGCACTATTGAGGGTTTGAAAGCAACGACTGCTAAAGATGCTAAAGCTTTTGCAGATAAATTTTTCAGATCCAACAATATGGTGATTTCTGTCAGTGGAGATGTAGATAAAAATATTGTTGATAAGATACGACTTTACTTTTCCTTTTTGAAGCCTGCAAAAAATATTGTTACATTTGAAAAAACCCAATTTAACGATAGCTCAGTGGTTAAAGATATTGTAAAACCAACCAAGCAGAGCTACATATACATAGCGTTTCCTTCTGTGGGTTGCTGCAAAAAAGAGTATTATGTGGCAAAGATTCTTTCGTATCTGCTTGCAGGAAATTTAGATGCCTTCTTGCCGCATGACATCAGAACACTTCATGGCTACGCATACTCTGTTTTTGCTTTTAACTATCCATTACCGGATGGTGGTGTGTTTGTTATAGGACTGCAAACACAAAATAAATTTACACTTGATGCAATAGATAGGATTTTTAAGGATATAAAAGCCTTTGATAAATATATAACGCCCAAAAAGGTTGAGACAGCAAAAGAGTTTTTTATAAACAGCAAGTATATTTCGCTTCAGACCCCTCAATCTATTGCAGCAGCACTGTCTGATTCATATATGAGAGGCGTTAAAGATCTGCCGTGGATTTATGCAACAAAAATGATAAATAGTGTTAGCTATCAGGATGTTAGGGATTTTGCAAAAAAACTTTTTAAACAGCATGTCAGTATAGGTATTGTTTCTAAAAAGGATTATTCAGATAAAATCAAAGCTATTTTGAAAAAATATGGCTATAGATAAGCTTGTTGATGAGTTTATCTTTCATTTAAAGCTAAAGGGTTTAAGCAAAAACACAATAGCCTCATATATGGCAGACTTAAAGGAGTTTGCTGTCTTTTTTAGCGATATGGATTTTAATAAGGTAAATATCAGTGGTTTTGTGGATGAGCTTTTTTTGAAGGATTACAAACCTGCAACGATAAACAGAAAGCTTTCATCTATCCGCTCTTTCTTGAAGTTTTTGCTAAAAGAGGGCAAAATCGATTTTGAGGTTGAATTAAAAAATATCAGGCACAACAGAAAACCGCCTTATTACATACCCTTTGAGGTTATTGCATCTGTTTGTGATTCAAAAAGGGATGGTTTGATAATAGAGCTTATGTATGCCTGTGGTTTGCGAATTTCTGAGGTTGTATCACTGAGGGTGAAGGATATAATATTTGATGCAGGTTTTATAAAGGTTAAGGGAAAAGGTGGCAAGGAGAGATTTGTGCCGGTGGCTTTAAAAACACTGGAAAAGCTGAAAAGCTATATTTTAAATGAGAGATCCCGTTATAAAGGCGCTTTAGAAACTGACTTTCTGTTTATCTCAAACAGGGGCAGACCTTTTAGCAGGCAAGGGATCTGGAAGATAGTAAAAAGGAAATTCAGGCAGAAAGGCTATGATATCCATCCACACCAATTAAGACATATGTTTGCCACGCATTTGATTGAAAACGGTGCAAACCTAAGAGCCGTGCAGGAGATGCTGGGGCACAGCTCAATTACGACCACCCAGATCTATACACAGATTACCGATAAAGCAATGGAGGATGCTTTCAGAAAATTTAAGGTTTTAGAATGAATATCGGTAGTGTTATTGTTGCTGCAGGCAGTGGCAATAGATTTGGTGCAAAAAAACAGTTTGCTAAAATTAAGGATGATAGAATTGTGCTTGATTATAGCGTTGAATTATTAAAAGGGTTTGGCGATGTGGTTGTTGTGGTTAAAGAAGAGGATGTTGAGTTTGTAAAAAACAGATACGGCGATGGTGTTGGAGTGACAAGAGGCGGAAAAGAGAGAATGGATTCTGTTTATAACGGTATAAATGCTTTAAAAAGCGAGTATGTTTTAATTCATGATGCAGCAAGACCCCTGATAGATAAAGCCATTGTGCAGAGACTGATAGATGCTTTAAAAGATTATGAGGCTGTTATTTGCGCCTATCCTGTTTTTGAAACAATAAAGCATGTGGAAAACGGCTTTGCGTTGTATAGCCTTGACAGAAGCAGGATTTTTATCTCCCAGACGCCTCAGGGTTTTTTAAGAAAAAAGCTTATAGAGGCTATGGAAGAGGCTACTAAAAAGGGTGAGTATTATTCAGATGAGGCTGGATTGTGGGAAAAATATTTCGGCTCCGTAAGGGTAGTGGAAGGTAAAAGAACAAATATTAAAATTACTACAAAAGAGGATATAGAAATAGTCAGATGTCTTTTAGGGTAGGCTTTGGATACGATGTGCATAGGTTTTCTGAAGGATATCCGTTGATTTTGGGTGGTGTATGTATCGATTATGAATACGGCTTAATCGGGCATTCGGATGCAGATTGCCTTGTTCATGCTATATGTGATGCCTTAATTGGAGCTTTGGGAATGGGCGATATTGGTGAGCTTTTTCCCGATTCAGACCCAAAGTATAAAGGTATAAAGAGTTTATTTTTTCTAAAAAGGATAAAAGAAGCTATAGAGGAGGCTGGTTTTTTTGTGGAAAATATTGATGCTACTGTTGTTTTGCAAAAACCCAAAATTTCACCTTACAAAAAGGCCATGGAAAAAAATATAGCAAATGCATTAGAAATAGATTCAAATAGGGTTAATGTAAAGGCCACTACTACAGAATTGCTGGGTTTTGAAGGAAGGGGTGAAGGTGTTAGTGCCTATGCAGTTGTGTTGTTGGAGGACGGTTATGAGCGAGTTTGGTAGGATGTTGATAATTATAGGTGTTTTATTTATCGTTATGGGGCTTGTTGTAGCCTATCTTCCGCAGATAACGAAACTCCCTTTTGGCAAGTTGCCCGGTGATATTGTCATAAAAAGAGGAAACTTCACATTTTACTTTCCACTTGCAACAAGCATTATTTTAAGTATAATCCTAACGGTTATTTTTTATTTACTTGGAAGAAGGTAAGGAGGGTTTATGTTTGATCTAATTCCAGCTGCATATGCTGCAGGCAGTCCACATCAGCCAGGCATGATTGCACAGATTGTTCCACTGCTACTAATTATCGTTGTTTTTTATGTGTTTTTGATTCTGCCCCAGCAAAAACAGAGAAAAAAGCATAAGGAGTTTATAGAATCGCTTAAAAGGGGAGATAAGATTATCACCTCAAGTGGCATTTATGGCACTATTGTAAAGGTTAATGAGGATAATTTTGTTATAGAAATAGCAGATGGAGTTAACATAAAAATTTCAAAAAATAGTGTAATGTCAAAACAGTAGGGGTAGGCTATGAAAACTTCTACTTGGATTAAACTTGTTATTGTATTAATCATCGTTGCAATATTTGGCGCATACACGCTGCCTACAATTGTTGGCAAGAAGAATGCAAAATATATCTCTGAGCTGTTTGGCAATCTTTTGCCCACAGATACAATCAATTTAGGACTGGATCTTAAAGGTGGAATGCATCTTGTTCTGGGTGTTGAAACTGATAAGGCTGTTTTTGCAAAGGTTTCAATGGCGGCAAACAATCTTCAGCAGGCTTTAACAAACGCAAAAATTGCAGCTGATCAGGTGATACCGGGCAGTGATGGCAGCATAAGGATTCATCTTGTCGATAGCAAAGACTTACAAAGAGCCATCAACCTTATTATGTCAAATCTCCCCAATTATCAGATTGTGTCTGATAACAATCCTATAGTAATTAAACTCAAACAGAAGATTGTTCAAAAAATAAAAGAGGAAGCTGTTCAGCAGGCTATAAGTGTAATCAGAAACAGGGTAAATCAGTTTGGTGTGACAGAACCTACAGTTGTTAGAGCTGGAGAGGATCATATAGTCGTCGATCTACCAGGTATTAAAAACGCCAACAGGGCGGTAAGATTACTTGGTGAAACAGCACGGCTTGAATTGCACCTTGTTGATGACTCTGTCAGTGTTGCAGATGCGTTAAATGGCAATTTACCACCAGATGATGAAATTTTATATGAAATCAAAAGGGATCCAACCACTGGAGAAGTCACAAAAATACCGTTTGTAGTAAAAAAGGAGCCTGTTATTACAGGTGATATGATAACAAACGCCTCTGTGAGATTTGGTGGCACACTCAATCAGCCCTATGTGGCATTTGAGCTCAATTCTGAAGGTGCCAGGATATTTGCTAAATTTACAGCAACCCATATAGGTAAGAGATTGGCTATTGTGCTTGATAATGTTATCTATTCAGCACCTGTAATTCAAAGTAGAATAGGTGGCGGTAGGGGTCAGATTACTGGTAATTTTACACTTGAAGAAGCGCACGATTTAGCACTTGTTCTAAGAAGTGGGTCATTGCCAGCCCCCGTTAAAATTTTACAGAAAGTTACAATCGGGCCATCGTTGGGTAAGATATCGATAGAAAAGGGCAAAAAGGCAATGATTTTTGGAGCTCTGGCAGTAATTATCTTTATGATTTTTTACTACAGGTTATCGGGTTTGCTTGCCGATGTTGCAATGGCGTTAAATATTGTGATTATCTTTGGAGCTATGGTTATGCTTAATGCAACATTAACCTTGCCAGGCCTTGCAGGTATTGCTTTAACGGTGGGAATGGCCGTTGATGCCAATGTGCTTATTTATGAGAGGATCAGGGAAGAGCTGTTGATCGGCCGCAGTGTGCATGATGCTGTAAACACAGGATACGATAGGGCGTTTATTACGATTCTTGATGCAAATATTACTACATTGATTATAGCCTTGATTTTGTATCAGTTTGGCTCAGGACCGGTTAAGGGTTTTGCAATTACGATGGCAATAGGATTACTTGCCAATATCTTTACAGCCGTAACATTTACCAAGACTGTATTTGATATTGTGCTTTATAAATTCAGACCACAAAAGTTAAGTATTTAGGAGAATGCCATGATTCAGATTGTCAAACCAAATATTTTCATAGATTTTGTTTCAAAATTTAAGGTAGCTGCGGCACTATCGCTTTTGCTTATCATTATAGGCATTGGAAATTTGGTTATTAAAGGCCCTAAGTTTGGAATAGAGTTTAAAGGAGGCACATCTATTCAGCTTGCCTTTGATAAACCCATCCAGATAACAAAACTAAGAGATGCCATTAAGGATTCAAAGATATTTAAAGATTCAAAGATTCAAAATATTGGATCGTCCAATAAGAGGTTTATTATCTATACCAAGGTCTCAACATCATCCACCACATCAAGCATCGAGGCTGTATTAAAAAAGCTTTTAGATCCCGTATTTGGAAGTCATTATAAAATTTTGGAAGTGGATATGGTTGGCCCAAAGATTGGCAAGGAGTTCAGGGATAAGGGAATTATAGCTATTGTTTTATCGCTGCTTGCTATCTTGATCTATATAACGATTAGATTTCAATACAGGTTTGCTGTGGGAGCCATAGTTGCTTTGATTCACGATGTTTTGATTACCGTTGGATTTTTATCGTTATTTGGATATGAGTTTACATTGGATGTTGTGGCGGCTATTCTTACTATAGTTGGTTATTCTGTAAACGATACAATTGTTATTTTTGATAGAATAAGGGAAAAAGTCAGACAGAACAGGAATCTATCCAACGAAGAAGCTATAAATAGAGGTATAAGTGAAACATTATCCAGAACCGTTTTAACAGCTGGCACTACGCTGTTTGTCGTTATTTCACTATTTCTGTTTGGTGGTCATGCGCTAAAGGGTATGTCTTTTGCTCTGCTTGTGGGTATAATTTCTGGAACTTACTCCTCGATTTTTATTGCATCTCCAATCCTGCTTCTGTTTAAGGGCAAACTGATGCCTGAGAAAAAAGAAGTGGAATCAACAGAGGCATTCAAAAAGAGAATTGAGCAGGAAGTGAGATTTTAGAGGTGATGAGCTGTTAAACTAAAGCAGCTTATAGATATTTTTGAGGATAAAAAACGGGCCTACCGCATTATACTTCACATAACATCTGTATATGGTTTAAAATGGGAGCTTGAGGCTTCCCTTTCTGTTTTTCTAAAGGCTTTTGAAAGGTGTGCCCAGCCTGACAAAGCAATCTCCTACTTTGATGACTTTATAAAGAATTCAACAGCAAAATCCACTGTCTTTGAACTGATTATAAGTTTTCCCGTAATTGCAGATATACTGTTTGGTATTTTCTGCCAATC containing:
- a CDS encoding M16 family metallopeptidase, which produces MRRLIVVLLLIFFSVDAFAYNYNHFKLKNGLEVYLRKDSSLPIVNVTVIYRVGCVDEYNSITGISHMLEHMNFRGAKHHPDGYIDKLTTRYGGIDNAQTSFDYTIYFTTISKKALSDVLSFYADNMEHLNLEKSKFLKERSVVYQERLWRIDNNADGFLYFTLHNIAYKASPYRWTPIGFAYDIRHYTIDELRGYYRHYYAPDNAVLVVSGDIDIKKTIDEIKDIFGGLKPKKIVRHITKEPVQLGRRIAYITKPAKFKKIAMAFKIPPIYDKDTPVLDVISYILFDSKTALMYDQLVRKEHIFASIDGGNEGRIYDKGLFEIFGDISDKYSFKDAREAILKVLEKIKKGNFPNKLIVIAKQKAKMDYLLSNETLGSSNYNEAFYAAFGLLDYYKNYMKIIDKIDKAEIIKVANKYFIQTKETDVYLIPQKVKFNAALPAYRGSLR
- the secF gene encoding protein translocase subunit SecF, with product MIQIVKPNIFIDFVSKFKVAAALSLLLIIIGIGNLVIKGPKFGIEFKGGTSIQLAFDKPIQITKLRDAIKDSKIFKDSKIQNIGSSNKRFIIYTKVSTSSTTSSIEAVLKKLLDPVFGSHYKILEVDMVGPKIGKEFRDKGIIAIVLSLLAILIYITIRFQYRFAVGAIVALIHDVLITVGFLSLFGYEFTLDVVAAILTIVGYSVNDTIVIFDRIREKVRQNRNLSNEEAINRGISETLSRTVLTAGTTLFVVISLFLFGGHALKGMSFALLVGIISGTYSSIFIASPILLLFKGKLMPEKKEVESTEAFKKRIEQEVRF
- the secD gene encoding protein translocase subunit SecD, with product MKTSTWIKLVIVLIIVAIFGAYTLPTIVGKKNAKYISELFGNLLPTDTINLGLDLKGGMHLVLGVETDKAVFAKVSMAANNLQQALTNAKIAADQVIPGSDGSIRIHLVDSKDLQRAINLIMSNLPNYQIVSDNNPIVIKLKQKIVQKIKEEAVQQAISVIRNRVNQFGVTEPTVVRAGEDHIVVDLPGIKNANRAVRLLGETARLELHLVDDSVSVADALNGNLPPDDEILYEIKRDPTTGEVTKIPFVVKKEPVITGDMITNASVRFGGTLNQPYVAFELNSEGARIFAKFTATHIGKRLAIVLDNVIYSAPVIQSRIGGGRGQITGNFTLEEAHDLALVLRSGSLPAPVKILQKVTIGPSLGKISIEKGKKAMIFGALAVIIFMIFYYRLSGLLADVAMALNIVIIFGAMVMLNATLTLPGLAGIALTVGMAVDANVLIYERIREELLIGRSVHDAVNTGYDRAFITILDANITTLIIALILYQFGSGPVKGFAITMAIGLLANIFTAVTFTKTVFDIVLYKFRPQKLSI
- a CDS encoding LemA family protein, with protein sequence MKGVLAAISVLLFLVIVVGVYYYSTYNKLIRLQEEVEAAWSDVDIQLKRRADLIPNLVNVVKGYAQHEKEIFEYVAKARSQLINAKTPQEEIKASNNLEGAIGRLLLIVEQYPQLKANEEFTRLMDNLEGTENRIAVARKRYNDIVKIYNATIRSIPANIIADRMGLKPYPYFKVQPAQTKPPKVNFGNSTSMIGSFVCAG
- the ispD gene encoding 2-C-methyl-D-erythritol 4-phosphate cytidylyltransferase, whose amino-acid sequence is MNIGSVIVAAGSGNRFGAKKQFAKIKDDRIVLDYSVELLKGFGDVVVVVKEEDVEFVKNRYGDGVGVTRGGKERMDSVYNGINALKSEYVLIHDAARPLIDKAIVQRLIDALKDYEAVICAYPVFETIKHVENGFALYSLDRSRIFISQTPQGFLRKKLIEAMEEATKKGEYYSDEAGLWEKYFGSVRVVEGKRTNIKITTKEDIEIVRCLLG
- a CDS encoding DUF2905 domain-containing protein, coding for MSEFGRMLIIIGVLFIVMGLVVAYLPQITKLPFGKLPGDIVIKRGNFTFYFPLATSIILSIILTVIFYLLGRR
- the yajC gene encoding preprotein translocase subunit YajC gives rise to the protein MFDLIPAAYAAGSPHQPGMIAQIVPLLLIIVVFYVFLILPQQKQRKKHKEFIESLKRGDKIITSSGIYGTIVKVNEDNFVIEIADGVNIKISKNSVMSKQ
- a CDS encoding M16 family metallopeptidase, yielding MRKIVFFLMLFFLIGFSAKAELIEGTLSNALTYRIYPKKGLPLVCVNIKIKAGSIFDKKSKFGEAYLTAKSLENCDTKHLSYDELKEKFDEAGIVSGISVSKGFITISAVVEKSKLDRMMCLLSEILKSRFDKKNFEEVKTEAINSKKALLNDKDYLAIHAAFVGLIRQKSISHSSIGTIEGLKATTAKDAKAFADKFFRSNNMVISVSGDVDKNIVDKIRLYFSFLKPAKNIVTFEKTQFNDSSVVKDIVKPTKQSYIYIAFPSVGCCKKEYYVAKILSYLLAGNLDAFLPHDIRTLHGYAYSVFAFNYPLPDGGVFVIGLQTQNKFTLDAIDRIFKDIKAFDKYITPKKVETAKEFFINSKYISLQTPQSIAAALSDSYMRGVKDLPWIYATKMINSVSYQDVRDFAKKLFKQHVSIGIVSKKDYSDKIKAILKKYGYR
- the ispF gene encoding 2-C-methyl-D-erythritol 2,4-cyclodiphosphate synthase, with translation MSFRVGFGYDVHRFSEGYPLILGGVCIDYEYGLIGHSDADCLVHAICDALIGALGMGDIGELFPDSDPKYKGIKSLFFLKRIKEAIEEAGFFVENIDATVVLQKPKISPYKKAMEKNIANALEIDSNRVNVKATTTELLGFEGRGEGVSAYAVVLLEDGYERVW
- a CDS encoding TPM domain-containing protein, translating into MLLFVAIAAIAYEIPQPVGFVNDFASVLKPQTRKKLEILLRELEQKTSVEFSIVTIKKLPPDSDIFDYSVDMFQKWGIGKKGKDNGVLFLVDIGDRKLRIDTGYGMEGILPDGLLGRIRDNYILPYFKKGEYDKGIFNGTMAIAKIIADAYHVKLTGYLKPKKVKSGGLDSIDIFLLIAVLFFLAPTILPFILVGGRGSYRSDWDNTFGGGFGGGMGGGFGGFGGGTTGGGGVGGSW
- the tgt gene encoding tRNA guanosine(34) transglycosylase Tgt, yielding MSFSFELIKTDGEARAGVIKIGGIEIETPIFMPVGTNASVKAILPCMLKAVGAKIILSNTYHLYLRPGIETIEKLDGLHKFMGWNRGILTDSGGFQVFSLSDFRSINPEGVYFKSHLDGSSHFFSPEYVVQLQSRWGSDIAMVLDECPPYTMDKDYVKKSLDITLNWAKRSLKAREDFPLTALFGIVQGGVFDDLRKTAALEMSEMDFEGFAIGGLSVGEPVEDMYRVVPIVNEILPQNKPRYAMGIGKPENIVELIGMGVDMFDCVMPTRNARNGTLFTKYGIVNIKRLEYRFDDRPIEEGCGCYTCRNFSRGYLRHLLKAKELSFYTLASIHNLYYYINLVKKARKAILEGRFKAFRDEFYSLRGSQ
- a CDS encoding tyrosine-type recombinase/integrase, translated to MAIDKLVDEFIFHLKLKGLSKNTIASYMADLKEFAVFFSDMDFNKVNISGFVDELFLKDYKPATINRKLSSIRSFLKFLLKEGKIDFEVELKNIRHNRKPPYYIPFEVIASVCDSKRDGLIIELMYACGLRISEVVSLRVKDIIFDAGFIKVKGKGGKERFVPVALKTLEKLKSYILNERSRYKGALETDFLFISNRGRPFSRQGIWKIVKRKFRQKGYDIHPHQLRHMFATHLIENGANLRAVQEMLGHSSITTTQIYTQITDKAMEDAFRKFKVLE